A window of the Bdellovibrio sp. ZAP7 genome harbors these coding sequences:
- a CDS encoding OmpH family outer membrane protein — translation MKSLMMILSAMLVVSAAKAADSKVGFVDMQKAVQATAAGKKAKAQLEADFGKKKKDIEKKEAELKKLGEEMEKKKAVLSEEALGKKQAEFQAQMMKYREEVQKSQMDLQKKQNELTGPIVTKMKEVISKIAKEKGYTIVMESNNGVLFSTPDSDLTDETIKAFDKL, via the coding sequence ATGAAAAGTTTGATGATGATTTTGAGCGCGATGTTGGTTGTTTCTGCGGCGAAAGCAGCCGACAGCAAAGTGGGTTTCGTGGATATGCAAAAAGCTGTTCAAGCAACAGCAGCCGGTAAAAAAGCCAAAGCCCAACTGGAAGCTGATTTCGGAAAAAAGAAAAAAGACATCGAGAAAAAAGAAGCTGAGCTTAAGAAATTGGGCGAAGAGATGGAAAAGAAAAAAGCTGTTTTGTCTGAAGAGGCGTTGGGTAAAAAACAAGCTGAGTTCCAAGCTCAAATGATGAAATACCGTGAAGAAGTTCAAAAAAGCCAAATGGATTTGCAAAAAAAGCAAAATGAGCTGACAGGACCGATCGTAACTAAAATGAAAGAAGTGATTTCAAAAATCGCTAAAGAAAAAGGTTACACAATCGTGATGGAAAGCAACAACGGCGTCTTGTTCTCGACACCAGATTCAGATTTGACGGACGAGACAATCAAAGCCTTCGACAAGCTCTAA
- a CDS encoding Yip1 family protein has protein sequence MTDYRDVTPGKDTKMQTAKEVFNYVIDYLRHPVQKIKHLPDWKWSTLLITIIVISMISGVISGLIPPNIYRIGSGLIFAPFIAVVMAWLGAVFIYYYFQVFEKRTCSLRLIFTLVLFSNIPFFIFQAGSELIPPITLVGFAFTAMLMAVGLSENFQMEKRRALRLVTILFACVFFLWLYNRIEVARM, from the coding sequence ATGACTGACTATCGTGATGTGACACCTGGTAAAGACACTAAGATGCAAACAGCCAAAGAAGTTTTCAATTACGTGATTGATTACCTTCGCCATCCTGTTCAGAAGATCAAACATCTTCCTGACTGGAAATGGTCAACTTTGCTGATCACGATCATTGTGATCTCTATGATCTCGGGTGTGATTTCTGGTTTGATTCCGCCGAACATTTACCGTATCGGTTCTGGTTTGATCTTTGCTCCATTTATCGCGGTGGTAATGGCATGGCTTGGGGCTGTTTTCATTTATTACTACTTCCAGGTCTTCGAAAAAAGAACATGCTCCCTTCGCCTGATCTTTACGCTGGTACTTTTCTCAAACATCCCGTTCTTTATTTTCCAAGCAGGGTCTGAGTTGATTCCGCCGATCACATTGGTGGGTTTTGCCTTCACCGCGATGTTGATGGCGGTGGGCTTAAGCGAAAACTTCCAGATGGAAAAACGCCGCGCTTTGCGATTGGTGACAATCCTGTTCGCCTGCGTATTCTTCCTATGGCTATACAACCGCATCGAAGTGGCGAGAATGTAA
- a CDS encoding polyprenol monophosphomannose synthase has protein sequence MKTLIVIPTYNEKENVQTIVPAVFAQNLGVDILVVDDNSPDGTGSIVREMQKSLPQLNLLSRPGKQGLGKAYIAGFRWGIDQGYEAIVEMDADFSHRPEDLGPLLNTLKNNDFAVGSRYVEGGRTVNWGIMRKIISRGGGIYSRLILGFPLNDWTGGFNAWKKETLIGIDLATVESNGYSFQIELKYKAMKKGFKGAESPIVFEDRRVGQSKMSLKIVLEAFWRVWLMRFK, from the coding sequence ATGAAAACTCTGATTGTGATTCCTACCTACAATGAAAAAGAAAATGTGCAGACAATCGTGCCTGCAGTCTTTGCTCAAAATTTGGGCGTTGATATTTTGGTTGTCGACGACAATTCTCCGGATGGCACAGGTTCCATCGTGCGTGAAATGCAAAAATCTCTACCACAATTGAATCTTCTTTCTCGCCCGGGCAAACAAGGCTTGGGTAAAGCCTATATCGCCGGTTTCCGCTGGGGTATCGATCAAGGGTATGAGGCCATTGTGGAAATGGATGCAGACTTCTCCCACCGTCCTGAAGATTTGGGTCCTCTTTTGAATACTTTGAAAAACAATGATTTCGCCGTGGGTTCTCGTTATGTCGAGGGCGGTCGCACGGTAAATTGGGGTATCATGCGCAAGATTATTTCTCGCGGTGGTGGTATCTATTCTCGTCTGATCTTGGGATTCCCCTTGAATGATTGGACGGGTGGTTTCAATGCCTGGAAAAAGGAAACTTTAATCGGTATTGATCTGGCAACTGTTGAATCCAACGGTTATAGCTTCCAAATTGAATTGAAATACAAAGCCATGAAAAAAGGCTTCAAGGGAGCCGAGTCTCCGATCGTTTTTGAAGACCGTCGCGTGGGGCAAAGTAAAATGTCTCTAAAAATCGTGCTTGAGGCATTCTGGCGTGTTTGGCTTATGCGCTTTAAGTAA
- a CDS encoding SH3 domain-containing protein has protein sequence MLFLFCLVPTLVLAQAQKGTVIADEAQVYKDPDFDAPVMAVLKQGQVLQISKGKKGPFYKVRLKPGKTGWISDAEIRPGVITKQDMHEAAQEAEEAEESSARGKRPFFASRYRGLSLDFIDYAEDTMGGRRNAQTMFFGLKFNGYNTLFSGDMYTESNILFHSGAPSYYKDYTGHDGGGYIVILDFLFQTVLPKGRDLIFFYGFGPMFKYSHFDLTLTGSPDPYSADDMTLGVLFNVGAAYRIKRVSIRPDLKYYWEKSSYWGYGINLGLDF, from the coding sequence TTGCTTTTCTTATTCTGTCTGGTTCCTACATTAGTGCTTGCGCAGGCACAAAAAGGAACTGTCATTGCCGATGAGGCACAAGTTTATAAAGACCCTGATTTTGATGCGCCCGTGATGGCGGTCTTAAAACAGGGTCAGGTCTTGCAAATTTCCAAAGGAAAAAAAGGACCCTTCTATAAGGTCCGCTTGAAGCCAGGAAAAACCGGTTGGATTTCTGATGCAGAAATTCGTCCTGGTGTGATTACAAAACAAGACATGCATGAAGCTGCTCAAGAGGCTGAGGAAGCAGAAGAATCATCGGCTCGAGGCAAAAGACCTTTCTTTGCCAGTCGCTATCGCGGGCTTTCTTTGGATTTTATCGACTATGCTGAAGACACCATGGGTGGTCGTCGCAATGCTCAAACAATGTTCTTTGGTTTGAAGTTCAATGGTTATAACACGCTTTTTTCAGGCGACATGTACACCGAAAGCAATATCCTGTTTCACTCGGGCGCACCGTCTTACTACAAAGATTATACGGGCCACGACGGTGGTGGTTACATCGTGATTTTGGATTTCTTATTCCAAACGGTTTTGCCTAAAGGCAGAGATCTGATTTTCTTTTATGGCTTTGGACCGATGTTTAAGTACTCGCACTTTGATCTGACTTTAACAGGCTCTCCAGATCCATACTCTGCAGACGATATGACCCTGGGAGTATTATTCAATGTCGGCGCGGCCTATCGAATCAAACGGGTGTCGATCCGTCCTGACCTGAAATACTATTGGGAGAAGTCCTCCTACTGGGGTTACGGAATCAATCTTGGATTAGATTTCTAA